The following nucleotide sequence is from Nitrospirota bacterium.
GACCAGCGGTTGTCCGATCTCTAGCCCTCTATCGCTGTGAACCAGCCGAACTTGACCCAGCTCGATCGCCCCTCCAACATCGCCCGGTAGCGACTCGACTTGAACCAATGATCCTGTTTCCACCCGATACTGCTTGCCACCCGTCTCGATGATTGCGTACATAAGCCCTTGTCTCCATTCTAGAAGCTGATTCTGTAACATAGGCATTTGAAGCATGTCAAGGTTAGGGCATGGGAACAACTCGACGGGGATGCCCGCTATCCCCCGTGTTTCCAATACCCTATGCAATATGTGTTAGTAGCTTGCGAGGTGCCTAATGAGGTGTCTCACACGGTGCTATGCTAGACGCAGTACCCTTTGAGAATCTCTAGTGCATAAGCGCATTGTCATCAAGAAGGGGGTCGCATCATGAACCATATAGTCCCCCATGAAGTCAGGGCTAGTTTTTTTCTGATGGTGGGCTTGGCCATGTTGGCCTTTATCTGCGGCGTGGCCGCTCTAAGTACTGTCATGCGTCCGGCTCGGTGGACTGATCGTAAGTCAGCTCAATTTTAGGCTTTTTCCTCTCAGCTCGACCCTCCTGCGCCCGTCCGCAAGCGCGAGATCCAACAACCTGTCAATTTATGTGAAACAGCGACTGGCCGGGTTGGACCTCATTTTTGCATGCAGGTGCTATATTTGATCTACGCTGGCGAAATCTTATTCCAAAAGATGGGGGAACAATCATGATGGGAAGTCCAATGAAAACAGCTGCCGTGGCAGCAATGGGGTTCATCCTGCTGGTGGGTCAGGGTTGTGGCACGAAATGGCTGCAATCTGATGGAGAGACGGGGGCGGGCACCGCGCAAAAAGGTGGTTCAGGGGGAGCACTCAGTGGTTTCTCCAAGAATCCCTCGGAAGAGCGCCTGGGGAAGGGCGGCGATATTGCCTCGCTCTCCTCTTCAGGTGGGATAAGCGCCCGTCAGCGTGCGGAAATAACCAAAGAAGAAAAAGCAGCCATCGAAGCCGGCTTACTCGATGTGTTCTTCGGATATGATCAGTGGACCCTTTCAGATGCTGGAATGGAGGCCTTGAATCACGATGCACAGTGGCTGAAAGATCATCCTAATGCGGTGATGAAGGTTGAGGGGCATGCCGACGAACGGGGCACGGCCGACTACAACCTCGTCTTAGGGGATAAGCGAGCCAAGACCGCGCGTAGCTATCTGATTGAGTCGGGTGTGGGCCCGAAGCAGCTGGCGATCGTGTCGTACGGCAAGGCGCGTCCTTTCTGCATGGAAACTTCTGAGTCCTGCTATCAGCAGAACCGTCGGGGACATGTCCTGTTGAATCTAAAGAAATAACCAAAATATTGGAGACTTCCCATAGGGACCCCGGCGCCTCGTTACTCAAGCCCGGGGTTCCCTGTTTGAAGGGGGCAAAACAGGCATGGCTCTCATGAAAAAACAGCGGGATTCAACGAAGAGAAATTCTCATCCGCACATGGTCAAAGAGCAGTCTCATAGAGAGAATCGACAACAGCCACGGTTTACCTCGCAGTTTAGAAGCACCTTTTCAGGCGAGCAACGGGAAGGCCAAGGCCGGACGCTGGATCTCTCCTCCGGCGGCTGTATGATCGAAACAGATCAGCCGGTTGTCACGGGAGCTACATTTGAATGCCGCATCTATGTTCCCGGGCTTGATTGGCCTTTGCGGATCGACGAAGCTCAAGTGCGATGGGTGAAGGCCGGGACATTTGGAGTCCAGTTTACGAAGATCCAGCCAGACGAAGCAGTAAAACTCGAGCGAGTCATTGCCAGTCTCAACGAAGAACTGAACGCGTAGCCTTTCCCCTTTTCCCACCCGGTTTAGCCAATTTGGTCGCTCCCCTACAGTGACGCGTGAGGATCTCCCTGTTCGTTCACGAACTGGTCGCAGCCTCCCGATTCTTTATGGTATAAGGCTCGACAGGAGCTGAAAGAAAGACCTTCCAAGACTCATTTTCAGACCGCGTAATCAGAAGTCTGTACGATGGATCAGACTGCACCTCCGGTACAGAAGGGATTCAGCATTGCAACCGTGGCCGGCGGCTGCTTTTGGTGCCTCGAAGCGGTCTATGATCAGATGAAGGGTGTGGTGGCGGTCGAGTCCGGCTACATTGGTGGTCACGTAGACCATCCAACGTATGAAGCCGTGTGTAGCGGCAGGACTGGTCACGCAGAAGCAGTCCGTGTCATGTTCGATCCCACCGTCGTCAGCTACCGCGAGTTGCTGGAAGTGTTCTTTGTCATCCACGATCCTACGACCCTCAATCGGCAGGGGCACGATGTCGGGACTCAATACCGCTCAGCAGTCTTCTTCCATGGACCTGAGCAGAAACAGATTGCTGAGGAGGTGAT
It contains:
- the rplU gene encoding 50S ribosomal protein L21, translated to MYAIIETGGKQYRVETGSLVQVESLPGDVGGAIELGQVRLVHSDRGLEIGQPLVKGATVKAEIISQGRTRSITIFKKQRRKNYRRTNGHRQGFTKLRITGIETA
- a CDS encoding OmpA family protein → MMGSPMKTAAVAAMGFILLVGQGCGTKWLQSDGETGAGTAQKGGSGGALSGFSKNPSEERLGKGGDIASLSSSGGISARQRAEITKEEKAAIEAGLLDVFFGYDQWTLSDAGMEALNHDAQWLKDHPNAVMKVEGHADERGTADYNLVLGDKRAKTARSYLIESGVGPKQLAIVSYGKARPFCMETSESCYQQNRRGHVLLNLKK
- a CDS encoding PilZ domain-containing protein, yielding MALMKKQRDSTKRNSHPHMVKEQSHRENRQQPRFTSQFRSTFSGEQREGQGRTLDLSSGGCMIETDQPVVTGATFECRIYVPGLDWPLRIDEAQVRWVKAGTFGVQFTKIQPDEAVKLERVIASLNEELNA
- the msrA gene encoding peptide-methionine (S)-S-oxide reductase MsrA; this translates as MDQTAPPVQKGFSIATVAGGCFWCLEAVYDQMKGVVAVESGYIGGHVDHPTYEAVCSGRTGHAEAVRVMFDPTVVSYRELLEVFFVIHDPTTLNRQGHDVGTQYRSAVFFHGPEQKQIAEEVIAGMTKEKLYANPIVTEITPAGTWYEAEPYHQEYFARNPFQGYCTAVVGPKVVKFRKQFASKLRP